From Medicago truncatula cultivar Jemalong A17 chromosome 7, MtrunA17r5.0-ANR, whole genome shotgun sequence, a single genomic window includes:
- the LOC11445654 gene encoding F-box/kelch-repeat protein At3g23880 — protein MQKKAIQRRRTQSPSGTKTMNTPSPSPVFLPEELIAVLLSFLQVKYLIRMKCVSKSWNSLISDPRFIKMHLHQSARKPHLALLSMYQKRVITVPVSRLLQNPPFTIAADPSYSWDFMYVASFVGSCNGLLCVNYHAYKISEKSSLHFYNPATRILSKKFWYSNENLKNMYPMKRYTFGYDSSSDTYKVVMYGLFSDSKTKLNGTRVRVFSLGDNVWRDIEDITVAFINHDVYFSGSVNWLALENCFNQLGTWNYDSKCFTLGQFVILSLDLGTETYTRLLLPRGFDEVPHLEPAICVLMSTLCFCHDLKKTDFVIWQMKEFGVEESWMKLLTINYQNLKPISWLPLHLSEDNNTLVLENKQDGHVTIYNLRDGRVDRIITSRAGLAHSQNHVESLVSIC, from the coding sequence ATGCAAAAGAAAGCAATCCAAAGAAGAAGAACTCAGTCTCcatcagggaccaaaaccatgaATACTCCGTCTCCATCGCCGGTATTTCTCCCCGAAGAACTCATCGCTGTATTGCTTTCCTTCCTTCAGGTTAAATATCTGATACGGATGAAGTGTGTGAGTAAGTCTTGGAACTCCCTAATCTCTGATCCAAGATTCATCAAAATGCACCTTCATCAATCTGCACGAAAGCCACACCTAGCACTTCTATCAATGTATCAGAAGCGTGTCATAACCGTCCCCGTAAGTCGGTTACTACAGAATCCTCCATTCACCATTGCCGCAGATCCTTCCTATTCATGGGATTTTATGTACGTTGCTTCTTTCGTTGGTTCTTGTAATGGATTGTTATGTGTTAACTATCATGCTTACAAGATCAGCGAAAAAAGTTCTCTTCATTTCTATAACCCAGCCACAAGGATACTATCTAAAAAGTTTTGGTATTCTAACGAAAATCTGAAGAATATGTATCCCATGAAGAGGTATACTTTTGGTTATGATAGTTCGAGTGACACTTATAAAGTGGTGATGTATGGTTTATTTTCTGACAGTAAAACTAAATTGAATGGAACCCGAGTTAGGGTTTTCAGTTTGGGTGATAATGTTTGGAGAGATATTGAAGATATTACTGTAGCTTTTATAAATCATGATGTTTATTTTAGTGGCAGTGTTAATTGGTTGGCACTTGAGAATTGCTTCAATCAGCTTGGCACTTGGAATTATGATAGCAAGTGTTTTACTCTTGGTCAATTTGTGATTCTTTCACTTGATTTGGGTACTGAGACATACACTAGGTTACTTCTCCCTCGGGGTTTTGATGAAGTGCCACATCTTGAGCCTGCGATCTGTGTGTTGATGAGTACTCTTTGTTTTtgtcatgatttgaagaaaaccGATTTCGTTATATGGCAGATGAAGGAATTTGGAGTTGAAGAGTCTTGGATGAAACTCCTTACAATTAATTATCAGAATCTTAAACCGATATCATGGTTACCGTTGCACCTATCTGAGGATAATAATACACTTGTATTGGAAAACAAACAAGATGGTCATGTCACCATCTATAATTTGAGAGATGGTAGAGTAGATAGAATTATTACCAGTAGAGCAGGCTTGGCCCATTCTCAGAATCATGTTGAAAGTTTGGTTTCGATTTGCTGA